The following are encoded together in the Streptomyces sp. NBC_00341 genome:
- the purD gene encoding phosphoribosylamine--glycine ligase, whose protein sequence is MKVLVIGGGAREHALCRSLSLDPDVTALYCAPGNAGIAEVAELHPVDALDGAAVARLATDLGAELVVVGPEAPLVAGVADAVRAAGIPCFGPSGEAARLEGSKAFAKDVMAGAGVPTARSYVCTTAAEIDTALDAFGAPYVVKDDGLAAGKGVVVTDDVDVARAHALACDRVVIEEFLDGPEVSLFAITDGTTVLPLQPAQDFKRALDNDEGPNTGGMGAYSPLPWADSKLVDEVMQSVLQPTVDELRRRGTPFSGLLYAGLAITSRGVRVIEFNARFGDPETQVVLARLKTPLAGVLLGSANGTLDELPPLKWRDDAAVTVVIASHNYPDTPRTGDPIEGLDEVAAQDAPHAYVLHAGTRRDGDAVVSAGGRVLSVTATAKDLAGARERAYAAAARIRLDGSQLRTDIAKKAAEEA, encoded by the coding sequence GTGAAGGTTCTCGTCATCGGCGGCGGCGCCCGCGAACACGCCCTGTGCCGCTCTCTCTCCCTCGACCCCGATGTCACCGCTCTGTACTGCGCCCCCGGCAACGCCGGCATCGCAGAGGTGGCCGAACTGCACCCGGTCGACGCACTCGACGGCGCCGCCGTCGCGCGCCTCGCCACTGATCTGGGCGCCGAGCTGGTGGTCGTCGGCCCGGAGGCGCCGCTTGTCGCCGGGGTCGCGGACGCGGTGCGCGCCGCGGGCATCCCCTGCTTCGGCCCCTCGGGTGAGGCGGCCCGGCTGGAGGGCTCCAAGGCGTTCGCCAAGGACGTGATGGCCGGGGCCGGCGTCCCGACCGCCCGTAGCTACGTCTGCACCACCGCCGCCGAGATCGACACGGCGCTGGACGCGTTCGGTGCTCCGTACGTCGTCAAGGACGACGGTCTCGCCGCCGGAAAGGGCGTCGTCGTCACCGATGACGTCGACGTGGCCCGCGCCCACGCGCTGGCCTGCGACCGCGTGGTCATCGAGGAGTTCCTCGACGGCCCCGAGGTGAGCCTCTTCGCGATCACCGACGGCACCACCGTGCTGCCCCTCCAGCCCGCCCAGGACTTCAAGCGCGCTCTCGACAACGACGAGGGCCCGAACACCGGCGGCATGGGCGCGTACTCCCCGCTGCCGTGGGCCGACTCCAAACTGGTCGACGAGGTCATGCAGTCGGTCCTCCAGCCGACCGTCGACGAGCTCCGCCGCCGGGGTACGCCCTTCTCCGGACTGCTGTACGCGGGTCTCGCGATCACCTCGCGCGGCGTGCGGGTCATCGAGTTCAACGCCCGCTTCGGCGACCCGGAGACCCAGGTGGTCCTGGCCCGGCTGAAGACCCCGCTGGCCGGTGTCCTGCTGGGTTCCGCCAACGGCACCCTGGACGAGCTGCCGCCGCTGAAGTGGCGCGACGACGCCGCGGTCACCGTGGTCATCGCCTCCCACAACTACCCGGACACCCCGCGAACGGGTGACCCGATCGAGGGCCTCGACGAGGTCGCGGCACAGGATGCGCCGCACGCGTACGTCCTGCACGCCGGAACCCGGCGGGACGGCGACGCGGTCGTCAGCGCGGGCGGCCGGGTGCTCTCCGTGACCGCGACCGCCAAGGACCTCGCGGGCGCCCGTGAGCGCGCCTACGCGGCGGCGGCCCGGATCCGGCTCGACGGCTCCCAGCTCCGTACGGACATCGCGAAGAAGGCGGCGGAGGAGGCCTGA